In Deltaproteobacteria bacterium, the following are encoded in one genomic region:
- a CDS encoding adenylate kinase, protein MRIVLIGPPGAGKGTQARMLQEHFHIPQISTGDLLREAIKEGTALGKQARSYMDAGELVPDHLVTAMVAERFQRPDCELGFLLDGFPRTISQAEALSQHLVQKGQRIDCALSIVVPTQALIERLGGRWVCRSCNAMYHERLSPPKHAGQCDQCAGELYQRSDDTRETVVARLDVYERSTAPLIDFYEKSGLLRTVDGIGEPAEVFHRITDTLSAS, encoded by the coding sequence ATGCGCATCGTTCTGATCGGACCTCCTGGGGCAGGAAAAGGCACCCAGGCTCGTATGTTGCAAGAACACTTCCATATTCCCCAAATCTCGACCGGAGATCTCCTCCGAGAAGCGATCAAAGAGGGAACCGCGCTGGGGAAACAGGCGCGATCCTATATGGATGCTGGAGAACTAGTGCCAGACCACCTGGTGACGGCAATGGTGGCCGAACGGTTCCAACGTCCAGATTGCGAGCTTGGTTTTTTGCTGGATGGATTTCCCAGGACGATCTCTCAGGCTGAAGCCCTTTCCCAACACTTGGTACAAAAGGGACAGCGAATCGACTGTGCCTTGAGCATTGTCGTCCCCACGCAAGCGCTTATCGAGCGACTTGGCGGACGATGGGTCTGTCGCAGTTGCAACGCTATGTATCACGAACGGCTCAGTCCGCCGAAACACGCTGGCCAGTGCGACCAATGTGCAGGCGAACTCTACCAGAGGAGCGACGATACCCGGGAGACGGTTGTTGCCCGCCTGGATGTGTATGAAAGATCGACTGCGCCACTCATCGATTTTTATGAAAAGAGCGGACTCCTGCGGACCGTCGATGGGATAGGTGAACCAGCGGAGGTGTTTCACCGTATAACCGATACCTTGAGCGCCTCCTAG
- the map gene encoding type I methionyl aminopeptidase, translated as MIFLKSRQEIEIMRTANRIVSEILVALRERIRPGISTGEIDRISSELIKKKAARSAFKGYQIRPGVPPFPATICVSLNNEVVHGIPSMQRVISAGDVVSLDFGVIYKDFHGDAAVTFILGEADDQVRRLVRTTAAALEAGIEQAQVGKRLGDVSAAVQERVERERFSVVREFVGHGVGRRLHEDPPVPNYGARERGVRLREGMVLAIEPMVNNGGPEVRMLSDGWTAVTRDGSLSAHFEHSVAITENGPEVLSRL; from the coding sequence ATGATCTTTCTGAAATCTCGACAAGAAATTGAAATCATGCGAACTGCGAATCGGATTGTGTCCGAGATCCTCGTCGCCCTCAGAGAGCGTATTCGCCCTGGAATCTCTACTGGCGAGATAGACCGTATCTCGAGTGAATTAATCAAAAAGAAAGCGGCCCGCTCCGCGTTTAAAGGGTATCAGATTCGGCCTGGAGTTCCTCCTTTTCCAGCGACCATTTGCGTTTCCCTTAACAATGAAGTAGTGCATGGTATTCCTTCCATGCAGCGCGTGATCAGTGCGGGGGATGTCGTGAGCCTGGACTTTGGGGTTATTTATAAAGACTTCCACGGAGACGCGGCTGTGACTTTTATCTTAGGAGAAGCTGACGATCAGGTGCGTCGGTTGGTACGGACGACGGCCGCAGCGTTGGAAGCTGGTATCGAGCAAGCTCAAGTGGGGAAGCGACTCGGAGACGTCTCTGCCGCTGTGCAAGAACGGGTTGAACGAGAAAGATTTTCCGTGGTCCGAGAGTTTGTGGGCCACGGCGTAGGGAGACGGTTGCACGAAGATCCTCCCGTGCCTAATTATGGTGCGCGAGAACGAGGCGTACGTTTGCGAGAAGGCATGGTGCTGGCCATAGAGCCGATGGTGAATAATGGCGGCCCAGAGGTCAGGATGCTGAGCGATGGATGGACGGCCGTCACACGGGACGGAAGTCTTTCCGCTCACTTTGAACATTCCGTGGCGATTACCGAGAATGGACCGGAGGTTCTCAGTCGCTTGTAA
- the rpmJ gene encoding 50S ribosomal protein L36, giving the protein MKVRASVKQICRKCKIIKRTGVIRVICENPRHKQRQG; this is encoded by the coding sequence ATGAAAGTGCGAGCTTCAGTGAAACAAATCTGCCGAAAATGCAAGATCATTAAAAGAACCGGCGTCATCCGTGTCATTTGCGAGAATCCCCGCCATAAACAACGACAGGGCTAA
- the rpsM gene encoding 30S ribosomal protein S13 encodes MARIAGIELPRNKRVEVGLTYVYGIGRTAALKILSDAGVDPGKKTDVLTDEEVVNLRRIIDQSYRVEGDLRRDLASSIKHHIDIGSYRGLRHRRNLPVRGQRTRTNSRTRKGPRRTVAGRKQAPTPK; translated from the coding sequence ATGGCGCGCATTGCCGGCATTGAGCTGCCGCGGAACAAAAGAGTCGAGGTTGGGTTGACTTACGTCTATGGCATAGGTCGTACTGCCGCTCTCAAAATCCTCTCTGACGCTGGAGTCGATCCAGGCAAGAAGACGGATGTCTTGACCGACGAAGAAGTCGTCAATCTCCGGAGAATCATCGACCAGTCCTATCGTGTAGAAGGGGATCTCCGACGTGATCTTGCGAGTAGCATTAAGCACCACATCGATATTGGGTCGTATCGCGGCCTGAGACATCGACGCAATCTTCCCGTGCGGGGACAGCGAACGCGCACGAATTCACGAACGCGGAAAGGACCGCGCCGCACGGTCGCCGGCAGGAAGCAAGCGCCAACGCCAAAGTAA
- the rpsK gene encoding 30S ribosomal protein S11, which yields MPKASERTAPRKKKIKKAVPEGIVNIHSTFNNTIVTITDPQGNVVAWASAGTVGFKGSRKGTPFAAQVAAESAARKAADAGMRAVQVQVKGPGAGRESALRSLQAAGFAISVIRDVTPIPHNGCRPPKRRRV from the coding sequence ATGCCGAAAGCGAGTGAACGCACTGCGCCTCGGAAGAAGAAAATTAAAAAAGCCGTCCCCGAAGGCATTGTGAACATCCACTCGACGTTCAACAACACCATTGTGACCATTACCGACCCCCAGGGCAACGTTGTCGCCTGGGCAAGTGCAGGTACTGTCGGCTTCAAAGGATCGCGGAAAGGAACGCCCTTCGCGGCGCAGGTCGCTGCGGAAAGCGCGGCGCGGAAGGCGGCCGATGCCGGCATGCGTGCCGTCCAAGTGCAGGTGAAAGGTCCCGGTGCCGGACGAGAATCTGCTCTGCGATCATTACAGGCGGCGGGGTTTGCCATCAGCGTCATTCGGGACGTGACTCCTATCCCTCATAATGGATGCCGCCCGCCCAAAAGACGCCGAGTGTGA
- the rpsD gene encoding 30S ribosomal protein S4: MARYIGPVCRLCRREGIKLFLKGERCYTDKCAIERRAYPPGQHGQGKGRGRKSTEYSVQLREKQKLKRIYGVLERPFRRFFSLAEQKKGVTGENLLTLLEQRLDNMVYRMGFATSRSEARQLVRHGHIAVNQRRVSIPSYLVSPGDEVQVKEVSRKITHIQESVDLAQRRGVPEWLEVNKDSFTGKVRALPTRAQLTLPINEQLIVELYSKV; the protein is encoded by the coding sequence GTGGCGCGATACATCGGTCCCGTATGTCGCCTCTGCAGAAGAGAAGGTATAAAACTGTTCCTCAAAGGTGAACGTTGTTACACGGATAAGTGCGCGATCGAGCGCCGAGCCTATCCCCCGGGACAGCATGGACAAGGCAAAGGTAGAGGAAGAAAATCGACCGAGTACAGCGTGCAGTTGAGAGAGAAACAAAAACTGAAGCGAATCTATGGCGTTCTCGAACGACCATTCCGCCGTTTCTTCTCCCTGGCCGAACAGAAAAAAGGGGTGACTGGAGAAAATCTGCTGACTCTGCTTGAACAACGCCTGGACAATATGGTGTACCGCATGGGATTTGCCACCTCCCGTTCCGAAGCACGCCAACTCGTCCGGCATGGTCATATTGCAGTGAATCAGCGCCGCGTCTCTATCCCCTCTTACTTAGTAAGCCCCGGGGACGAGGTCCAGGTGAAGGAAGTCAGCCGAAAAATCACTCACATTCAGGAATCCGTCGACCTCGCGCAGAGGCGCGGCGTTCCCGAATGGCTGGAAGTGAATAAGGATTCGTTCACCGGAAAGGTGCGCGCACTGCCGACCCGTGCGCAGCTGACGTTGCCAATCAACGAACAGCTTATTGTTGAATTGTATTCCAAAGTGTAG
- a CDS encoding DNA-directed RNA polymerase subunit alpha has product MQESLRDLIKPESLKAEQETLNSTYGRFVGEPFERGFGATLGNSLRRVLLSALSGAAITKVRIAGVLHEFSTIPGVTEDVTDIILNLKEIRFRLRDSDAEVVRLDVRGARSVTAIDLALGSQIDVLNPHHPIATLGKEARLEMEATVKRGRGYAIAESNKSEEDPIGTLPIDSAFSPVRKVNVTVTNARVGQRTDYERLVLEVWTDGSIRPEEAVSSAARVLQEQLSIFVGQAIEEEGETPQKLGQEPLSDHLFKPIEDLNFSVRSANCLQSADLKYVGELVQKTENDLLKTKNFGRKSLNEIKETLLSMGLDLGMRLDNYPSREELERRRAAHERETA; this is encoded by the coding sequence ATGCAGGAGAGCTTGCGCGATTTGATCAAGCCCGAAAGTCTGAAAGCAGAGCAAGAAACCTTGAACTCGACATATGGACGCTTTGTCGGGGAACCATTCGAGCGAGGATTCGGAGCAACCTTGGGAAACTCGCTCCGACGCGTCCTTTTGTCCGCTTTGTCTGGAGCCGCGATTACCAAAGTGCGAATCGCCGGGGTATTGCACGAGTTCTCCACTATTCCAGGGGTCACGGAAGATGTGACCGATATCATCCTGAACCTGAAAGAGATTCGTTTCCGCCTCCGCGACAGCGATGCCGAGGTCGTGAGGCTTGACGTGCGAGGTGCTCGATCTGTGACGGCGATCGATCTGGCGTTGGGATCGCAAATTGACGTCCTGAATCCTCACCATCCGATCGCTACGCTTGGCAAAGAAGCTCGCTTGGAGATGGAAGCGACGGTCAAGCGAGGGCGGGGATACGCTATTGCCGAATCGAATAAGTCGGAGGAAGACCCTATCGGGACACTCCCCATCGATTCCGCGTTTTCTCCCGTGCGCAAAGTCAACGTAACGGTGACGAATGCGCGGGTCGGTCAACGGACGGACTATGAGCGTCTCGTGTTGGAAGTGTGGACCGATGGCAGTATCCGCCCTGAAGAGGCGGTCTCTTCTGCCGCGCGTGTTTTGCAAGAGCAACTCTCGATTTTCGTCGGCCAAGCAATAGAAGAAGAAGGCGAAACACCGCAAAAACTCGGACAGGAGCCGCTCAGCGATCATCTCTTCAAGCCTATCGAAGATCTGAACTTCTCCGTACGGTCGGCGAATTGCCTGCAAAGCGCGGATCTGAAATACGTCGGCGAGTTAGTGCAAAAGACGGAAAACGATCTCTTGAAAACGAAGAATTTCGGACGGAAATCTTTGAACGAAATCAAAGAGACGCTGCTCAGCATGGGGCTGGATCTTGGGATGCGGTTAGACAACTACCCTTCCCGAGAGGAACTAGAGCGTCGTCGTGCTGCGCACGAGCGAGAAACCGCCTGA
- the rplQ gene encoding 50S ribosomal protein L17: protein MRHLKDGRKLSRTAAHRKALMRNLVKALLLREQIRTTDAKAKELRRYADRIVTLGKRGTIHARRLAYMYLGSRKLVKRLFDEVAPRFQGRPGGYTRVLKLGPRRGDAAPISVVEFTERVKKTTGVSETKE from the coding sequence ATGCGACACCTCAAAGATGGCCGAAAGCTCAGCCGCACGGCTGCACACCGCAAAGCGCTGATGCGCAACCTCGTGAAGGCTTTGCTGCTCAGAGAACAGATCCGCACGACGGATGCGAAGGCGAAAGAACTGCGCCGCTATGCGGATCGCATTGTCACTCTGGGCAAACGAGGGACGATTCACGCTCGACGGCTCGCGTATATGTATCTCGGCAGCCGAAAACTCGTAAAGCGCCTCTTCGACGAGGTCGCACCGCGATTTCAAGGACGCCCTGGCGGATATACCCGAGTGCTCAAACTTGGACCTCGCCGTGGAGATGCCGCGCCGATCTCGGTGGTGGAGTTTACCGAGAGAGTGAAGAAAACTACCGGGGTCTCCGAAACGAAAGAATGA